A region from the Natronorubrum halophilum genome encodes:
- a CDS encoding HalOD1 output domain-containing protein, with the protein MVHHNHSRRSGDDRVEIRTVRGESESVTHTILRGLATIEDVPVTELDPLYEQVETEALDALLAHANESDAAVSVEFTTPKYTVVVTHGDRVCIHDGESAVSTVGGVC; encoded by the coding sequence ATGGTCCACCACAACCACAGCCGTCGGAGCGGCGACGACCGTGTGGAGATTCGGACCGTGCGTGGCGAATCGGAGTCGGTGACACACACGATCCTGCGGGGACTGGCGACCATCGAGGACGTCCCCGTTACCGAACTCGATCCCCTGTACGAACAGGTCGAGACGGAGGCGTTAGACGCCCTCCTCGCCCACGCGAACGAATCCGATGCCGCAGTCAGCGTCGAGTTCACGACCCCCAAATACACAGTCGTTGTCACTCACGGTGACCGCGTCTGTATTCACGACGGAGAGTCAGCCGTCTCCACGGTGGGCGGGGTGTGTTAA
- a CDS encoding extracellular solute-binding protein yields MRSHDGTSDGWRGSRRSFLAVAGVVTGGVVGAAGCLGAGDRVRVLSAGSLAVALEEYVGPAFESETGISYEGEYHGSNVVVRMIEEGTKHPDVVVSADVELVRDQLYPDHAEWDVEFAANEVGIAYAPETELGARLAADEPWYEVFADAEANEIAISDPNLDPLGYRAVHLFELAERRYDLEGFCETLLERAYREPDEPKLLAGVEAGNRACAVAYRNMALDHDVPFLALPDAYNFGNPTYADEYATASYTTEAGYSTEGTPAVYNTTVRTAADNADAGRAFVDFLLERPSLLEDRGLRVDDPFPREHGLVPEAIEA; encoded by the coding sequence ATGCGCAGTCACGACGGCACGTCCGATGGATGGCGTGGAAGCCGTCGATCGTTTCTCGCCGTTGCAGGCGTCGTGACGGGCGGCGTCGTCGGAGCGGCGGGCTGTCTCGGCGCGGGAGACCGCGTTCGAGTCCTCTCAGCCGGAAGCCTCGCCGTCGCCCTCGAGGAGTACGTCGGTCCCGCGTTCGAGTCCGAGACGGGGATCAGTTACGAGGGGGAGTATCACGGGTCGAACGTCGTGGTGCGAATGATCGAAGAGGGAACCAAACATCCGGACGTCGTCGTCAGCGCCGACGTCGAGTTGGTACGCGACCAGCTCTACCCCGACCACGCTGAGTGGGACGTCGAGTTTGCGGCGAACGAGGTCGGGATCGCCTATGCACCCGAAACCGAACTCGGCGCGCGCCTCGCGGCCGACGAGCCGTGGTACGAGGTCTTCGCCGACGCCGAAGCTAACGAGATCGCGATCAGCGATCCCAACCTGGACCCGCTCGGCTATCGAGCCGTCCACCTGTTCGAACTCGCCGAACGACGGTACGATCTCGAGGGATTTTGCGAGACGCTGCTCGAACGGGCGTACCGGGAGCCCGACGAGCCGAAGTTACTCGCCGGCGTCGAGGCGGGAAATCGGGCCTGTGCGGTCGCCTACCGCAACATGGCTCTCGACCACGACGTCCCGTTTCTCGCGTTACCCGACGCGTACAACTTTGGGAACCCGACCTACGCCGACGAATACGCGACCGCGAGCTACACCACCGAAGCTGGATATTCGACCGAGGGAACGCCGGCCGTCTACAACACGACGGTTCGGACTGCTGCCGACAACGCCGACGCCGGTCGGGCGTTCGTCGACTTCCTGCTGGAGCGGCCATCGCTGCTCGAGGACCGCGGCTTGCGCGTCGACGACCCGTTTCCGCGGGAGCACGGACTCGTACCGGAGGCGATCGAAGCGTGA
- a CDS encoding ABC transporter permease gives MTEAETDTDSNGFGVGLERLTGGIAVPVLLGGVLVTYFVVPFAFFFGQIGSVGIFDGLADSATQDAISTSLLTAPVSTVIATVFGVPLAYVLSRASFRGKRLVEAAVLLPLVLPPIVGGVMLLTVVGRYSPIGSAAASLGIPLTDSHAGVILAQTFVAAPFLVVTARAGFDGVDERLEEAARTMGYTRLETIRLVSLPLARNAIAAGVVLTFVRAIGEFGATTMVAYNPRTMPTRIEVLRISRGLESIVPIALALLGMTIVVVVAVQLLIGTPRRH, from the coding sequence GTGACCGAAGCCGAGACGGATACCGATTCGAACGGTTTCGGTGTCGGACTCGAGCGCCTGACGGGCGGCATAGCCGTGCCGGTACTGCTGGGAGGCGTGTTGGTCACTTACTTCGTCGTTCCGTTCGCGTTCTTTTTCGGCCAGATCGGATCAGTCGGGATATTCGACGGGCTCGCCGACTCGGCGACGCAGGATGCGATCAGCACGTCGCTGTTGACGGCCCCCGTCTCGACGGTCATCGCGACGGTGTTTGGCGTCCCACTCGCGTACGTCCTGTCGCGGGCGTCCTTTCGCGGAAAACGACTCGTCGAGGCGGCCGTGTTGTTGCCGCTGGTGTTGCCGCCGATCGTCGGCGGCGTCATGTTGTTGACCGTCGTCGGCCGCTACTCGCCGATCGGATCTGCGGCCGCGAGCCTAGGAATTCCATTGACCGATAGCCACGCTGGCGTGATCCTCGCCCAGACGTTCGTCGCCGCGCCGTTTCTGGTCGTTACCGCTCGAGCAGGGTTCGACGGCGTCGACGAACGGCTCGAGGAGGCGGCTCGGACGATGGGCTACACTCGCCTCGAGACGATCCGACTGGTCTCGTTGCCGCTCGCGCGAAACGCCATCGCAGCCGGCGTCGTCCTGACCTTCGTGCGGGCGATCGGCGAGTTCGGCGCGACGACGATGGTCGCGTACAACCCGCGAACGATGCCGACCCGAATCGAGGTGTTACGGATCTCCCGCGGTCTCGAGTCGATCGTCCCGATCGCGCTGGCCCTGCTGGGTATGACGATCGTCGTGGTCGTCGCCGTGCAGTTACTGATCGGGACGCCTCGTCGTCACTGA
- a CDS encoding helix-turn-helix domain-containing protein, with protein MTSIADIEIQADGTGTGELFEAVPSLTCEMERVIASSGHGLWLSGPSKDAIETALGDASAVGAYSLINSDEDRWLYDIEFKPDILDFFEVVIEEGGTVLSASASSGTWLLSIRFVDRESVSTLYDRLDDEGATPTIVRLFDLAEETQSQCGLTARQYETLVAAIDHGYFEIPREVSMQELSEELGISHQALSERLRRAYRALVTAELNVSEEETVAPPVPSS; from the coding sequence ATGACATCGATCGCAGACATCGAAATTCAGGCCGACGGAACCGGAACCGGCGAGCTATTCGAGGCCGTTCCCTCCCTCACCTGCGAGATGGAGCGAGTGATCGCCTCGAGCGGGCACGGACTCTGGCTGTCGGGTCCCTCGAAGGACGCGATCGAAACCGCGCTCGGGGACGCTTCCGCAGTCGGTGCCTACTCCCTGATCAACAGCGACGAGGATCGCTGGCTGTACGATATCGAATTCAAACCCGATATCCTGGACTTCTTCGAGGTGGTTATCGAAGAGGGCGGAACGGTACTGAGCGCCTCGGCCTCGAGTGGCACGTGGCTGTTGAGTATTCGATTCGTCGACCGGGAGAGCGTCAGCACCCTGTACGATCGACTCGACGACGAGGGAGCCACGCCGACGATCGTTCGACTGTTCGATCTGGCCGAGGAGACTCAGTCCCAGTGCGGGCTCACCGCCCGACAGTACGAGACCCTCGTTGCAGCGATCGACCACGGATACTTCGAGATCCCGCGCGAAGTCTCGATGCAGGAGCTCTCGGAGGAACTTGGAATCTCCCATCAGGCCCTCTCGGAGCGACTCCGTCGGGCCTACCGCGCCCTCGTCACGGCGGAGTTGAACGTCTCCGAAGAGGAGACCGTCGCACCACCGGTTCCGTCCAGTTGA
- a CDS encoding enoyl-CoA hydratase/isomerase family protein, whose protein sequence is MNIDTEDGVLRVAFDRPDALNAITEETVVELAETIENASVDRHDAIVITGEGDAFSAGGDLESLADSPDTTREAYESVTDSFGRVVEAMLECPVPIVAKVNGDAIGAGLAIVALADIAYAAEDATFSCAFVRIGLIPDTGGTFMLPRIVGLRAAKKLAFTGEFFDAERAADLELVNEAVPADELDDQVEETVGKLRTHPTEIIGTMKQAMHENMARPWSEALDYENLLQVQALTSDAHEEGVTAFLENREPEFET, encoded by the coding sequence ATGAACATCGACACCGAGGACGGCGTTCTTCGGGTTGCGTTCGACCGACCCGACGCGCTCAACGCCATCACCGAAGAGACCGTCGTGGAGTTGGCCGAGACGATCGAGAACGCCTCCGTCGACCGGCACGACGCGATCGTGATCACCGGCGAGGGCGACGCCTTCAGCGCCGGCGGCGACCTCGAGTCGCTGGCCGACTCTCCCGACACGACGCGGGAGGCCTACGAATCGGTCACCGACAGCTTCGGCCGCGTCGTCGAGGCGATGCTCGAGTGTCCCGTACCGATCGTCGCGAAGGTCAACGGCGACGCAATCGGCGCCGGACTGGCGATCGTTGCGCTCGCGGACATCGCGTACGCCGCCGAGGACGCGACCTTCTCCTGTGCGTTCGTTCGGATCGGCCTGATTCCGGACACCGGCGGCACGTTCATGCTGCCGCGCATCGTCGGGCTGCGAGCCGCGAAGAAACTCGCGTTTACCGGCGAGTTTTTCGACGCCGAGCGAGCGGCCGACCTCGAACTCGTCAACGAGGCGGTTCCCGCCGACGAACTCGACGACCAGGTCGAGGAGACCGTCGGCAAACTGCGCACGCACCCGACCGAGATCATCGGAACGATGAAACAGGCCATGCACGAAAACATGGCCCGTCCGTGGTCCGAGGCGCTGGACTACGAGAACCTGTTGCAAGTACAGGCGCTTACCTCCGACGCCCACGAGGAAGGCGTTACCGCCTTCCTCGAGAACCGGGAACCCGAATTCGAGACGTAA
- the pyrI gene encoding aspartate carbamoyltransferase regulatory subunit, whose product MSDDHDHHDGHDDHELRVSKIRSGTVIDHVRGGQALNVLAILGIDGSDGEEVSVGMNVPSDRLARKDIVKVEGRELSQDEVDVLSLIAPDASINIVREYEVVEKHRVERPDVVEGVLSCPNAECITTGGEPVTSQFEVLDDGVRCSYCDTIVREEIASLIDT is encoded by the coding sequence ATGAGTGACGATCACGACCACCACGACGGTCACGACGACCACGAACTGCGGGTCAGCAAGATCCGCAGCGGGACGGTCATCGACCACGTTCGCGGCGGGCAGGCGCTGAACGTCCTGGCGATTCTCGGAATCGACGGCAGCGACGGCGAGGAGGTCTCCGTCGGGATGAACGTGCCGTCGGATCGACTCGCCCGCAAGGACATCGTCAAAGTCGAGGGTCGCGAACTCAGTCAGGACGAAGTCGACGTGCTCTCGTTGATCGCGCCGGACGCGTCGATCAACATCGTTCGCGAGTACGAGGTGGTCGAGAAACACCGCGTCGAGCGTCCCGACGTCGTCGAAGGCGTGTTGTCCTGCCCGAACGCGGAGTGTATCACGACCGGCGGAGAACCGGTCACGTCTCAGTTCGAGGTGCTCGACGACGGCGTTCGGTGTTCGTACTGCGATACGATCGTCCGCGAGGAGATCGCGTCGCTGATCGACACCTGA
- the pyrB gene encoding aspartate carbamoyltransferase, translated as MRHDHLITSKQLSRADIETVLDRAAEIDADPAAVADRHANAVLGLLFFEPSTRTKMSFETAMKRLGGTVIDMGSVESSSVTKGETLADTVRVIEGYADALVLRHPRQGSATMANELVDVPLLNAGDGAGHHPTQTLLDLYTIRENAGLDDLTIGIMGDLKYGRTVHSLAHALTNFDAHQHFISPESLQLPREVVYDLHQADDGVRVREHDSLEEILPSLDVLYVTRIQRERFPDENEYQKIAGEYQIDLETLEDASDELTVMHPLPRVDEISPEIDETDHAAYFEQAHNGVPVRMALLDLLLSENGGDHDE; from the coding sequence ATGCGTCACGATCACCTCATCACGAGCAAACAACTCTCGCGGGCGGACATCGAGACCGTCCTCGATCGAGCGGCCGAGATCGACGCCGATCCCGCCGCGGTCGCCGACCGCCACGCGAACGCGGTGCTCGGCCTCCTCTTTTTCGAACCGAGCACGCGAACGAAGATGAGCTTCGAAACCGCGATGAAACGACTCGGCGGCACCGTCATCGACATGGGCTCGGTCGAGTCCTCGAGCGTCACCAAAGGCGAGACGCTCGCGGACACCGTCCGCGTTATCGAGGGATACGCCGACGCGCTCGTCTTGCGCCACCCCAGACAGGGGTCGGCGACGATGGCCAACGAGCTAGTCGACGTGCCGCTGTTGAACGCCGGCGACGGTGCGGGCCACCATCCGACCCAGACGCTGCTCGATCTCTACACGATCCGGGAAAATGCCGGGCTCGACGACCTCACCATCGGGATCATGGGCGACCTGAAGTACGGCCGGACCGTCCACTCGCTGGCCCACGCGTTGACGAACTTCGATGCACACCAGCACTTCATCAGCCCGGAGAGCCTGCAACTGCCCCGAGAGGTCGTCTACGATCTTCATCAGGCCGACGACGGCGTGAGGGTTCGCGAACACGATTCGCTCGAGGAGATCCTGCCGTCGCTGGACGTCCTCTACGTGACCCGGATCCAGCGCGAGCGCTTCCCCGACGAGAACGAGTACCAGAAGATCGCCGGGGAGTACCAGATCGATCTCGAGACGCTCGAGGACGCGAGCGACGAGTTGACCGTGATGCACCCGCTGCCACGGGTCGACGAGATCTCCCCGGAGATCGACGAGACCGACCACGCGGCGTACTTCGAGCAGGCGCACAACGGGGTCCCGGTTCGAATGGCGTTGCTCGATCTGTTGTTGAGCGAGAACGGAGGTGACCACGATGAGTGA
- a CDS encoding RAD55 family ATPase has product MAGRLDTGIDVLDRKLDGGLPPGCIVAYTAEAASQSELLLYELTAARGTLYLTTERSDDAVRHAIESSPSEVGSPTVRHVSGDDPLEEATRLIGALPDGANLIVDTVDVLERTDTDEYIEFCNELKSHMLETGSIGVLHCLKGKGVPTNRSRTFHAADAVFDLRTKITGSELENHLTIPKFRGGAQPTEAIKLELTEEVAIDTSRDIA; this is encoded by the coding sequence ATGGCCGGCCGGCTAGATACTGGGATCGACGTGCTGGATCGAAAGCTCGACGGCGGGCTCCCGCCGGGGTGTATCGTCGCGTACACCGCTGAGGCGGCCAGCCAGTCCGAGCTACTCCTGTACGAGTTGACGGCCGCCCGCGGAACCCTGTATCTCACGACCGAACGCTCCGACGACGCCGTCCGTCACGCGATCGAATCCTCCCCGTCGGAGGTCGGCAGCCCGACCGTTAGACACGTCAGCGGGGACGACCCGCTCGAGGAAGCGACCCGACTCATCGGCGCGTTACCCGACGGCGCGAACCTCATCGTCGACACGGTGGACGTCCTGGAGCGCACGGACACCGACGAGTACATCGAATTCTGTAACGAGCTCAAATCCCACATGCTCGAGACCGGGTCCATCGGGGTGCTACACTGCCTCAAAGGCAAGGGCGTGCCCACCAACCGGTCGCGGACCTTCCACGCCGCCGACGCCGTCTTCGACCTCCGGACCAAAATCACCGGGTCGGAACTCGAGAACCACCTCACGATCCCCAAGTTCCGCGGCGGCGCGCAGCCGACCGAGGCGATCAAACTCGAGCTCACGGAGGAAGTGGCGATCGACACGAGCCGGGACATCGCCTGA
- a CDS encoding FKBP-type peptidyl-prolyl cis-trans isomerase produces the protein MTEEQEAELEEQADDADAEGDESAEEAEGLQHGDFVEIDYTAYTADGDQLVDTTDPDVAEEEGVDDQGQEFKPRTIVLGEGHIFEGVEDALTGSEPGDSGSVTIPAEEAFGEHDPDDVQTVSAEKIDEDDRYPGANVQIDGQQGYISTIIGGRARVDFNHPLAGEDVEYEYEILEEVDDREQQAAGLFEMYLGMEPELWIQTDEVEEEVPVEPDEDDEDAEPEFETETVEKETVYLEATPQMTMNQQWMMGKQQIGQDIIDKIGVDRVIVQETIDGMGMGGMGGMMGGMGGMGGGDIEEALEDADVDADEIVEELEGAEE, from the coding sequence ATGACCGAGGAACAGGAGGCCGAGCTCGAGGAGCAGGCCGATGACGCCGACGCAGAAGGAGACGAGAGCGCCGAGGAAGCCGAGGGGCTTCAACACGGCGACTTCGTCGAGATCGACTACACCGCCTACACCGCGGACGGTGACCAGCTGGTCGACACGACCGACCCCGACGTCGCCGAGGAGGAGGGTGTCGACGACCAAGGTCAGGAGTTCAAGCCGCGGACGATCGTGCTGGGCGAGGGCCACATCTTCGAGGGCGTCGAAGACGCACTCACCGGCAGCGAACCCGGCGACTCCGGTAGCGTGACGATTCCCGCCGAGGAGGCCTTCGGCGAGCACGACCCCGACGACGTCCAGACCGTCAGCGCCGAGAAGATCGACGAGGACGACCGCTACCCCGGTGCGAACGTGCAGATCGACGGCCAGCAGGGCTACATCAGCACGATCATCGGCGGCCGCGCCCGCGTCGACTTCAACCACCCGCTGGCCGGCGAGGACGTCGAGTACGAGTACGAGATTCTCGAGGAAGTCGACGACCGCGAACAGCAGGCCGCCGGCCTATTCGAGATGTACCTCGGGATGGAACCCGAACTCTGGATCCAGACGGACGAGGTCGAAGAGGAGGTTCCCGTCGAACCTGACGAAGACGACGAGGATGCCGAGCCCGAGTTCGAGACCGAAACCGTCGAGAAGGAGACGGTCTACCTCGAGGCGACGCCCCAGATGACCATGAACCAGCAGTGGATGATGGGCAAACAGCAGATCGGCCAGGACATCATCGACAAGATCGGCGTCGACCGCGTCATCGTCCAGGAGACCATCGACGGGATGGGCATGGGCGGAATGGGCGGCATGATGGGCGGTATGGGTGGCATGGGCGGCGGCGACATCGAGGAAGCCCTCGAGGACGCCGACGTCGACGCCGACGAGATCGTCGAAGAGCTCGAAGGCGCGGAAGAGTAA
- the cyaB gene encoding class IV adenylate cyclase, which yields MYEVEVKVPAALEAVRTRLEALDADRERVISQEDTYYDAPHRSFVETDEALRIRRESEPESGDDETRITYKGPLLDDESKSREEFETAVEDDATMDAILTNLGFEPAATVRKERERFGLEGYTITLDAVDGVGEYVEVETAVEAESDLESARNGAYEVLERLNLDPNDQLRTSYLGLLLES from the coding sequence ATGTACGAAGTCGAAGTGAAGGTTCCCGCCGCCCTCGAAGCCGTCAGGACGCGACTCGAGGCCCTCGACGCGGACCGAGAGCGGGTCATCAGTCAAGAAGACACGTACTACGACGCGCCCCACCGCTCGTTCGTCGAGACCGACGAAGCGTTGCGAATCCGCCGAGAGTCGGAACCCGAATCGGGCGACGACGAGACCCGAATCACCTACAAGGGTCCGCTGCTCGACGACGAGTCCAAGAGCCGCGAGGAGTTCGAAACCGCGGTCGAAGACGATGCGACGATGGACGCCATCCTGACGAACCTCGGCTTCGAGCCCGCCGCGACGGTCCGGAAAGAGCGCGAGCGATTCGGTCTCGAGGGCTACACGATCACGCTCGACGCCGTCGACGGCGTCGGCGAGTACGTCGAGGTCGAAACGGCGGTCGAGGCGGAATCCGACCTCGAGTCGGCCCGCAACGGTGCCTACGAGGTCCTCGAGCGGTTGAACCTCGACCCGAACGATCAGCTCCGAACCTCGTATCTGGGGCTGTTGCTCGAGTCCTGA
- a CDS encoding methionine adenosyltransferase: MSERNIRVEPIDRQAVEDQEVEIVERKGIGHPDSISDGIAEAVAGALARTYLDRVGKVLHFNTDETQLVAGEAAPAFGGGEVVDPIYLLIVGRATKHYEGQTIPTETIALRAAREYLETTIPQLTFGEDIIVDVKLGEGSGDLQEVFGEDGEASDTDASNSADGSSPSAPVSVPMANDTSFGVGHAPLTETERIVLEAERRLNGEYSVEHPELGTDVKIMGKREGDEIDVTVAAAMVDEHIADLDEYADAVDSVQAFVEDVANDHTDRAVTVHVNTADDYEEGSIYLTVTGTSAEQGDDGSVGRGNRANGLITPNRSMSMEATSGKNPVNHIGKIYNLLSTEIAQEVVSEVDGIRDMRVRLLSQIGRPIDQPHVADVHVVTEEGVALGDVEDEVEAIVDAELADVTGITRRVIDGELSTF; this comes from the coding sequence ATGAGCGAGCGGAACATCCGGGTCGAGCCGATCGACCGTCAGGCAGTCGAAGATCAGGAAGTCGAAATCGTCGAACGAAAAGGAATCGGACATCCCGACTCGATCAGCGACGGGATCGCGGAGGCCGTCGCCGGCGCACTCGCCCGAACGTACCTCGACCGCGTCGGCAAAGTCCTGCACTTCAACACCGACGAAACGCAACTCGTGGCCGGCGAGGCCGCACCCGCGTTCGGCGGCGGCGAGGTCGTCGACCCTATCTATCTGCTGATCGTCGGCCGCGCGACCAAACACTACGAGGGACAGACCATCCCCACCGAAACCATCGCGTTGCGCGCCGCCCGCGAGTATCTCGAGACGACCATTCCGCAACTCACGTTCGGCGAGGACATCATCGTCGACGTCAAACTCGGCGAGGGCAGCGGCGACTTACAGGAGGTCTTCGGCGAGGACGGCGAGGCGTCCGATACGGACGCCTCGAATTCGGCGGACGGCTCGTCGCCGTCCGCCCCAGTGAGCGTCCCGATGGCCAACGACACGAGTTTCGGCGTCGGCCACGCGCCCCTGACCGAAACCGAGCGGATCGTCCTCGAGGCCGAACGCCGCCTGAACGGCGAGTACTCCGTCGAGCATCCGGAGCTGGGAACGGACGTCAAGATCATGGGCAAACGCGAGGGCGACGAGATCGACGTCACCGTCGCGGCGGCGATGGTCGACGAACACATCGCCGATCTCGACGAGTACGCCGATGCCGTCGACTCCGTCCAGGCGTTCGTCGAAGACGTCGCGAACGACCACACCGACCGCGCGGTAACCGTCCACGTCAACACGGCCGACGACTACGAGGAGGGCTCGATCTACCTGACGGTGACCGGCACGTCCGCCGAGCAGGGCGACGACGGCTCCGTCGGCCGGGGAAATCGTGCGAACGGACTCATCACGCCCAATCGCTCGATGTCGATGGAAGCCACGAGCGGCAAGAACCCGGTCAACCACATCGGAAAGATCTACAACCTGCTCTCGACCGAGATCGCCCAGGAGGTCGTAAGCGAGGTCGACGGCATCCGCGACATGCGCGTGCGCCTGCTCTCCCAGATCGGTCGTCCGATCGACCAGCCACACGTCGCCGACGTTCACGTCGTCACCGAGGAGGGCGTCGCGCTGGGCGACGTCGAGGACGAGGTCGAAGCCATCGTCGACGCGGAACTCGCGGACGTCACCGGGATCACGCGACGCGTGATCGACGGCGAGCTCTCGACGTTCTGA
- a CDS encoding DUF4336 domain-containing protein, with translation MLRQRGERLWTHEESLRFFGIDIGRIMSVMRLSSGGLFVQSPAELTPELKSALDDLGEVRFVAPASKLHGHVYMEQYAAAYPDVELLAAPGLAARRTDLQFDHLLGDTPDPRWGTDIDQVAVVGHRWLTEIAYFHRPSRTLILGDVGFHIGEHSPLTTRLVARALRIYERIGPPIELRLTIANEASFRRSIRDVLAWDFDRVVPGHGEIVDSGGKAAVLEGYDWLFE, from the coding sequence ATGCTCAGACAGCGCGGAGAGCGACTCTGGACGCACGAAGAATCGCTCCGGTTTTTCGGCATCGATATCGGCCGGATCATGTCCGTGATGAGGCTCTCGAGCGGCGGTCTGTTCGTCCAGTCGCCGGCCGAGTTGACCCCCGAACTGAAATCGGCGCTGGACGACCTCGGGGAGGTCCGATTCGTCGCGCCGGCGAGCAAGCTTCACGGACACGTGTACATGGAGCAGTATGCGGCCGCCTACCCCGACGTCGAACTGCTGGCCGCCCCCGGTCTCGCCGCACGTCGGACCGATTTACAATTCGATCACCTGCTAGGCGACACGCCCGATCCGCGGTGGGGGACCGATATCGATCAGGTCGCGGTCGTCGGCCACCGATGGCTCACCGAAATCGCCTACTTTCACCGACCGAGTCGGACCCTGATCCTCGGCGACGTCGGTTTCCACATCGGCGAGCACAGCCCGCTGACGACCCGCCTCGTGGCTCGCGCCCTGCGAATCTACGAGCGGATCGGCCCGCCGATCGAACTGCGGCTCACGATCGCAAACGAGGCGTCGTTCCGGCGGTCGATCCGGGACGTCCTCGCGTGGGACTTCGACCGCGTCGTCCCGGGCCACGGCGAGATCGTCGACTCGGGAGGAAAAGCGGCCGTTCTCGAGGGATACGACTGGTTGTTCGAGTAG
- a CDS encoding MFS transporter — translation MNLPSAGSNRIVLAVVASTFFVGFGGGVIFPILPNLGEVLGISAFMVGLILSANRFTRLVANAPAGILVDRIGTRKPFIAGLAIEGVATFMYVVAMLSSIPEFWFMVARILWGVGSALVFATAYTITADVSEADSRGTSMGIVRAGITFGFPAGLVLGGIVSDVWSNTAAFALAAAFAGLASVIASLIVPETHVEGEQDSVKPWDLETSVPALTIGLVNFGLYFAYIGVLFSTLVLLLGERSISIFGLDAQGSSGMLMAVTVLSGAVFTLGGGALSDSVGARVPVMIAFLTTSCLGFVVLAFGSRFEVLVLACVLIGAGQGGVGGPLTALLADLTAEERVGRAMGTNNVLGDVGGGLGPLVSLPLVDALGFEFIYAASAIVPMLAGVVLVVGIYAHTGRVSPTISESIN, via the coding sequence GTGAATCTTCCCTCAGCCGGTTCGAATCGGATCGTCCTCGCCGTCGTCGCGAGCACCTTCTTCGTCGGATTCGGCGGCGGCGTCATCTTTCCGATCCTGCCGAACCTGGGCGAAGTGCTCGGCATCTCGGCGTTCATGGTCGGCCTGATTCTGAGCGCCAATCGCTTTACCCGGCTCGTCGCCAACGCGCCGGCCGGCATCCTCGTCGACCGGATCGGGACCCGGAAGCCGTTCATCGCGGGACTGGCGATCGAGGGCGTGGCGACGTTCATGTACGTCGTCGCGATGCTCTCGTCGATCCCCGAGTTCTGGTTCATGGTCGCCCGCATCCTCTGGGGGGTCGGTAGCGCGCTCGTCTTCGCGACCGCGTACACGATCACCGCCGACGTGAGCGAGGCCGACTCGAGGGGAACGAGTATGGGTATCGTTCGGGCCGGCATCACGTTCGGCTTCCCCGCCGGTCTCGTCCTCGGCGGGATCGTCAGCGACGTCTGGTCGAACACCGCGGCGTTCGCCCTCGCCGCGGCGTTCGCCGGACTCGCGAGCGTCATCGCCTCCCTGATCGTGCCGGAAACCCACGTCGAGGGCGAACAGGACTCGGTCAAACCGTGGGATCTCGAGACGAGCGTCCCCGCCCTGACGATCGGTCTCGTCAACTTCGGGCTCTACTTCGCGTACATCGGCGTGCTCTTCTCGACGCTGGTCCTCCTGCTGGGCGAGCGAAGTATTTCGATCTTCGGGCTCGACGCGCAGGGTTCCTCGGGGATGTTGATGGCCGTGACGGTGCTCTCGGGCGCGGTGTTCACGCTCGGTGGCGGCGCGCTGAGCGACTCGGTCGGCGCGCGCGTTCCCGTCATGATCGCCTTCCTGACGACCTCGTGTCTCGGGTTCGTCGTCCTCGCTTTCGGCTCGAGGTTCGAAGTACTGGTCCTCGCGTGCGTGCTGATCGGCGCCGGACAGGGCGGCGTCGGCGGCCCGCTGACGGCGCTGCTCGCGGACCTCACGGCCGAGGAGCGCGTCGGCCGCGCCATGGGGACGAACAACGTGCTCGGCGACGTCGGCGGCGGGCTCGGCCCGCTCGTTTCGCTCCCGCTGGTCGACGCGCTCGGTTTCGAGTTCATATACGCGGCCAGCGCGATCGTGCCGATGCTCGCCGGCGTCGTGCTCGTCGTCGGAATCTACGCCCACACCGGACGCGTGAGTCCGACGATCAGCGAGTCGATCAACTGA